In the genome of Thermus antranikianii DSM 12462, the window GGAGGCCTTGAACCGCATCCTGGGCGGGGATGCCGCCCTGGCCTTGGCCTACTCCGGGGATGTGCTCCAGGCCAGGCAGGAGGATGAGAGGCTTCACTATGTCATTCCCAAGGAAGGCGGCACCCTGTGGACCGACGCCATGGTGGTCCTGAAGCGGGGGCCCAGCCAGGATCTGGCCTACCGCTTCATCAACTTTTTGCTGGAACCGGAAAACGCCGCTGCCTTGGCGGAGTACACCCGCTACGCCACCCCCGTGGCCAAGGCCCTTCCCCTTCTTCCTGAGGAGATGCGCCGGGACCCCACGGTCTTTCCCCCGGAGGAGGTGCGGGCCAAGCTTGAGTACCTCAAGGACTTGGGACCGGATATCGCCCTTTATGACCAGATCTGGACCCAGGTGAAGGCCCGCTAAAGGCCATATGGGTCAAGGCCCCCTATACTGGTTTCATGAAGCGGTTTTTGCCCCTCCTTTTTCTCGTGGGCTTGGGGGCGGCCCTGGCCCAGGGGACGGAGGGGCTTTGGGCCAAAACCTGCGCCGTCTGCCATGGGGAGAAGGCCCAGGGGGTGCGGCCCTACCCCGGCCTTCAGGGGGTGGGCCCCTTCTTCGCCACCCCGGAGGGGAGGCGGTACCTGGTCCTGGTGGTCCTCTACGGCAAGAAGGGGGAGGCCGGGCTCATGCCCGGTTTTGCCCAGCTCAAGGACGAGGAGCTTGCCGCTCTATTGAACCACCTGAAGGCCCTTCTCCAGGCCAAGGGGGATCCCTTCACCCCGGAGGAGATACGCAAGGGGCGAGGCTTGAACCTCACCCCCGATGGGGTCAAGCGGCCGGGGAAACCCTAGGCCTCAGGGTCCCTTAGCACCGCTCCCTGGTCCGCCTGCTCCACCAAGGCCGCGTAGCGGGCGAAGAGGCCGTGGCGGAAGGTGGGGGGCTTGGGTTGCCAGCGCTCCTGCCGCTTCCTTAGCTCCTCCTCGGGGAGGAGGACCTCCAAAAGGCGCTTTTCTACATCGATCCGCACCCGGTCCCCGTTCTCCAAAAGGGCGATGGGTCCCCCCACGAAGGCCTCGGGGGCGATGTGGCCGATCATGAGGCCGCGGGTGCCCCCGGAGAAGCGGCCGTCGGTGAGAAGGGCCACCTCGGGACCCAAGCCCTCCCCCACGATGGCGCTGGTGACGGAAAGCATCTCGGGCATCCCGGGAGCACCCTTGGGGCCCACGTAGCGGATCACCACCACGTCCCCGGGGCGGATCTCCTTGGCCAGGACCTTTTCCATGGCGGCTTCCTCGGAGTCGAAGACCCGGGCCGGGCCCTCGAAGTAGGTGCGCTCGGTGCCGGCCAGCTTCAGAACCGCTCCCCTCGGGGCCAGGTTGCCCTTAAGGACCACCAGGCCCCCTTGGGGCTTCAGGGCCTGCTCCACGGGGAAGACCACCTTCTGCCCCTCCGCTTCCCGGTAGGCCCGTTCCACCTCCTCGGCCAGGGTGTTGCCGGTGAGGGTTTTCTCGTCCCCGTAAAGAAGCCCTGCCTCCAGGAGTTTTTTAAATACCAGGGCGGTGCCCCCGGCCTCGTAAAGCTCCCAGGCGGTGTAGGTGCCCCAGGGGAGGAGGTCGGCGATCACCGGGGTTTTCCGGGAAACCTGATCGAAGTCGTCCAGGCTCAGCTCCACCCCCACCTCCCGGGCGATGGCCAGGAGGTGCAGCACGGCGTTGGTGCTCCCCCCGGTGGCGGCCACGGCGGCGATGGCGTTGAGGAAGCTTCTGCGGGTGAGGAAATCCTGGGGTTTCCAGTTTCGCTCTATGGCCCGGGCCAGGATACGGCCCGCCTCCCGGGTGGCCTTGGGCTTTTCCGGGTGCACGGCGGGGATGGCGTTGTAGCCGATGGGGGAGAGGCCCAGGGCCTCGAGGGCCATGGCCATGGTGTTGGCCGTGTACTGGCCACCGCAGGCCCCGGGGCCAGGGATGGCGTGCCGTTCGATGGCGGCAAGCTCCTCGTCGGTGATCCTCCCGGCGGCCCTCTGTCCCACGGCCTCGAACACGGAAACGATGGTGAGCTTCCTCCCCTGCCACTCCCCGGGGGCGATGGTACCCCCGTAAAGAACCATGCCTGGAACCCCACTCCGGATCACCCCCATGGCCCCGCCCGGGATGGTCTTGTCGCAGGCGGAGAGGACCACCATCCCGTCGTAGAGGTAGCCCTGGGCGATAAGCTCCACGCTGTCGGCGATCACCTCCCGGCTTATGAGGCTTGCCCGCATCCCAGGGGTGCCCATGCTGATGCCATCGGAGATGGCAGGGGCCCCGAATTCAAAGGGGAAGACTCCGGCCTCCTTAAGCCCGGCCTTGAGGTCCAGGGCTAACTGGCGGAGGTGGTAGTTGCAGGGCATGCCGTCGGTGAAGGTGTTCACCACCCCCACGAAGGGTCTATTGAAGTCCTCGTCGCCCACGCCCACCGCCCGGAGCATGGAGCGGGCGGGGGCCTGCTGCAAGCCTTTCTTGATGCGGTCGGATCTCATGCGTCCCTCCAGGATGCGATCTTTCCATGAAACTGGCGCGCCCTCGGCAGGAGGCGCACCAGGGCTTTGGCTGCCTCCTTTGGGCTTAGGAGGCGGCCTTCCTCCTTGTACCCGCGGAAAACCTGGTGCAGCACGGGGGCGGCGCTCCCCTGGGCCTCGCGGGCCTGGCGTTGCATCTCGGTTTCCACCACCCCGGGCCGGTAGATGAAGCAGGGGACCTCGGGTACCTCCGCGGCCAGCTGTCTGGCCAGGTGCTCTTCCGCGGCCTTGGCCACCGCATAGGCCCCGATGCCGGGAAGGTTGGATTCAGCCGCCCCGGACCCCACATAGACCACCACCCCTTCCCCCTTTTGCCGGAGGAGGGGATAGGCGAAGCGGGCGAGTTGGTAGCCGGCGATGAGGTTGG includes:
- a CDS encoding c-type cytochrome encodes the protein MKRFLPLLFLVGLGAALAQGTEGLWAKTCAVCHGEKAQGVRPYPGLQGVGPFFATPEGRRYLVLVVLYGKKGEAGLMPGFAQLKDEELAALLNHLKALLQAKGDPFTPEEIRKGRGLNLTPDGVKRPGKP
- a CDS encoding SDR family NAD(P)-dependent oxidoreductase, coding for MRRTLILTGASRGIGRALALELAQAGYDLVLNARSEGPLKEVVEEVRALGARAEAVAGSAGQAQVAEELVKKAEGLGGFYGYIHNAGVLHPGPFLYEIAEGLFLEVLEANLIAGYQLARFAYPLLRQKGEGVVVYVGSGAAESNLPGIGAYAVAKAAEEHLARQLAAEVPEVPCFIYRPGVVETEMQRQAREAQGSAAPVLHQVFRGYKEEGRLLSPKEAAKALVRLLPRARQFHGKIASWRDA
- the ilvD gene encoding dihydroxy-acid dehydratase, which codes for MRSDRIKKGLQQAPARSMLRAVGVGDEDFNRPFVGVVNTFTDGMPCNYHLRQLALDLKAGLKEAGVFPFEFGAPAISDGISMGTPGMRASLISREVIADSVELIAQGYLYDGMVVLSACDKTIPGGAMGVIRSGVPGMVLYGGTIAPGEWQGRKLTIVSVFEAVGQRAAGRITDEELAAIERHAIPGPGACGGQYTANTMAMALEALGLSPIGYNAIPAVHPEKPKATREAGRILARAIERNWKPQDFLTRRSFLNAIAAVAATGGSTNAVLHLLAIAREVGVELSLDDFDQVSRKTPVIADLLPWGTYTAWELYEAGGTALVFKKLLEAGLLYGDEKTLTGNTLAEEVERAYREAEGQKVVFPVEQALKPQGGLVVLKGNLAPRGAVLKLAGTERTYFEGPARVFDSEEAAMEKVLAKEIRPGDVVVIRYVGPKGAPGMPEMLSVTSAIVGEGLGPEVALLTDGRFSGGTRGLMIGHIAPEAFVGGPIALLENGDRVRIDVEKRLLEVLLPEEELRKRQERWQPKPPTFRHGLFARYAALVEQADQGAVLRDPEA